A stretch of the Amycolatopsis sp. BJA-103 genome encodes the following:
- a CDS encoding SAM-dependent methyltransferase produces MPDHTSHPDAPVTRGGGHAWPIVSLAEARVALAGDCQHAESNAVASVLRCRRPGFWATIAAEYRIRNRVIARALQAGIGQFVALRPDLPPLRLVHELLPPGRGCRTLYLLDENEPAVRTRIVTTYSLTLDVAWLSSTPGIEQCLRTAHGIDAITLTEPVCVLGSTALQHTRDPQALLDGLWNVLPPGSWIAVHQALPLTSDTPTEAGHPPACAVFERHTRAPLILRTATELDALFEHPHPWDLATAGRAQNLGTQDHGPPLSTTDPSSALITRVAVRPPRTRSRGPVPAHRSTPTS; encoded by the coding sequence ATGCCTGACCACACCAGTCACCCCGACGCTCCCGTGACGCGCGGCGGCGGCCACGCCTGGCCGATCGTGTCGCTGGCCGAGGCCCGGGTGGCGCTGGCCGGGGACTGTCAGCACGCCGAGTCCAACGCCGTGGCGTCGGTTCTCCGCTGCCGCCGGCCGGGGTTCTGGGCGACGATCGCGGCCGAGTACCGCATCCGGAACCGGGTGATCGCCAGGGCTCTGCAGGCGGGCATCGGCCAGTTCGTCGCCCTTCGTCCCGATCTCCCGCCGCTGCGGCTGGTGCACGAACTTCTCCCGCCCGGCAGGGGCTGCCGAACGCTCTATCTGCTCGACGAGAACGAACCCGCGGTCCGGACCCGGATCGTCACGACCTACAGCCTCACCCTCGACGTCGCGTGGCTCTCCTCCACTCCCGGGATCGAACAATGCCTGCGCACAGCCCACGGCATCGACGCGATCACCCTGACCGAACCGGTCTGTGTGCTGGGATCGACCGCGCTGCAGCACACCCGTGACCCGCAGGCCCTGCTGGACGGCCTGTGGAACGTCCTGCCTCCCGGAAGCTGGATCGCGGTCCACCAGGCACTCCCGCTCACCTCGGACACGCCGACGGAAGCCGGCCACCCGCCCGCCTGCGCCGTGTTCGAGCGTCACACACGGGCACCCCTGATTCTGCGCACCGCCACCGAACTCGACGCCCTCTTCGAGCATCCCCATCCCTGGGACCTAGCGACAGCCGGACGGGCTCAGAACCTCGGCACGCAGGATCACGGGCCGCCACTGTCCACAACGGACCCATCGTCGGCGTTGATCACGCGGGTAGCCGTCCGTCCGCCCCGCACCCGGTCCCGCGGACCGGTTCCGGCACACAGGAGCACACCCACCTCATGA